The sequence CACTGATTAGACGGATCGCCGCGGATTTTTTGTTTTATAGCTCTTCATCGAGCTTTTGAGTTGATAAATTAAAAATGAGGAGAGGGGCTTCGAGTCCTGGAGTCTTGGTGGCAAAAAAGATATGGATATTCAAAAAACAGCTTCCCAAATCGGCGAATTCGGCTTGATCGAGCGAATTCAAAAGATTCTTGGGAAGGCTCAAAACGAAAAAATCATTTTGGGCATTGGTGACGACACTGCTGTGATTGATATCGGCGGTGGCAAAGTGCAGCTTGTCAC comes from Calditrichota bacterium and encodes:
- a CDS encoding thiamine-phosphate kinase, whose protein sequence is MDIQKTASQIGEFGLIERIQKILGKAQNEKIILGIGDDTAVIDIGGGKVQLVT